One Deinococcus planocerae DNA window includes the following coding sequences:
- the rpiA gene encoding ribose 5-phosphate isomerase A has protein sequence MPDLEALKEQAAVRAAQLVESGMRVGLGTGSTAKYAIQEIGRRLAAGEVGNIVGVATSEASEALARDLGLPVEPLDPRPLDLAIDGADEIDPDLNLIKGLGGALLREKLTEVQAHRLVIIADHTKVVSRLGEKAPLPVEIARFGFLSTIERLRALGLGGRLRQPGAQPYVTDNGNYIFDAALPRDFDPATLERQIKGTLGVVETGFFLGMAKLAFVASPEGVREVRGR, from the coding sequence ATGCCTGACCTGGAGGCCTTGAAAGAGCAGGCCGCCGTCCGCGCCGCCCAGCTCGTCGAGAGCGGGATGCGGGTCGGGCTGGGCACGGGCAGCACCGCGAAGTACGCGATCCAGGAGATCGGGCGGCGGCTCGCGGCGGGCGAGGTCGGGAACATCGTGGGCGTGGCGACGAGCGAGGCTTCGGAGGCGCTGGCCCGCGACCTCGGTCTCCCGGTCGAGCCCCTCGACCCCCGGCCCCTTGACCTCGCCATCGACGGGGCGGACGAGATCGACCCCGATCTCAACCTGATCAAGGGGCTGGGCGGGGCCCTCCTGCGCGAGAAGCTGACCGAGGTGCAGGCGCATAGATTGGTGATCATCGCCGACCACACCAAGGTCGTCTCGCGGCTGGGGGAGAAAGCCCCTCTTCCCGTCGAGATCGCGCGTTTCGGCTTCCTGTCCACCATCGAGCGGCTGCGGGCCCTGGGGCTGGGCGGGCGGCTGCGGCAACCCGGCGCCCAGCCTTACGTCACCGACAACGGCAACTACATCTTCGACGCGGCGCTGCCGCGGGATTTCGACCCCGCCACGCTGGAGCGGCAGATCAAGGGCACGCTGGGCGTCGTGGAGACGGGCTTTTTCCTGGGGATGGCGAAGCTGGCGTTCGTCGCCTCGCCGGAGGGGGTGCGGGAGGTGCGTGGGCGTTGA
- a CDS encoding peroxiredoxin, whose product MTQAAPTLTPGEPFPDFALPDAEGRTHRLADYSGRYVVLYAYPKDDTPGCTKEACDFRDSALLKAHGAAILGVSRDDAESHRAFGEKYGLPFPLLTDEDAAFLRTVGAYGPKNVFGKVTEGVRRATFLIGPDGRLVQAWPSVQVEGHADAVAAAIDADRQGRDA is encoded by the coding sequence ATGACCCAGGCTGCCCCCACCCTTACCCCCGGCGAGCCCTTCCCCGATTTCGCTCTCCCCGACGCCGAGGGCCGCACCCACCGCCTCGCCGACTACTCGGGCCGCTACGTGGTGCTCTACGCCTACCCCAAGGACGACACCCCCGGCTGCACGAAGGAGGCGTGCGACTTCCGCGACAGCGCCCTGCTGAAAGCCCACGGCGCCGCCATCCTGGGCGTGAGCCGCGACGACGCGGAGAGCCACCGCGCCTTCGGGGAGAAGTACGGGCTGCCCTTCCCCCTGCTGACCGACGAGGACGCCGCCTTCCTGAGGACGGTGGGCGCCTACGGCCCGAAAAACGTCTTCGGCAAGGTCACCGAGGGCGTGCGGCGGGCCACCTTCCTGATCGGCCCGGACGGGCGGCTCGTGCAGGCGTGGCCCTCCGTGCAGGTCGAGGGGCACGCGGACGCGGTGGCCGCCGCCATCGACGCCGACCGGCAGGGGCGCGATGCCTGA
- the deoC gene encoding deoxyribose-phosphate aldolase, which translates to MKLAPYIDHTLLKATTTPADIRLLCAEAREHGFYAVCINPVYVPLAAAELAGSGVKVATVCGFPLGAVLSGQKAVEARLSAEAGADEVDMVIHIGAALEGDWDAVEADVRAVRRAIPDSVLKVIVETCYLDDEQKRAATEAAVLGGADFVKTSTGFGTGGATVEDVRLMAEVIAGRAAIKAAGGVRTPEDARRMIEAGATRLGTSGGVALVAGERTGAGY; encoded by the coding sequence GTGAAGCTCGCCCCCTACATCGACCACACGCTGCTCAAGGCGACCACCACACCCGCCGACATCCGCCTGCTGTGTGCCGAGGCACGCGAGCATGGGTTTTACGCCGTCTGCATCAATCCGGTCTACGTGCCCCTGGCCGCCGCCGAGCTGGCGGGCTCGGGCGTGAAGGTGGCGACGGTGTGCGGCTTCCCGCTGGGCGCGGTCCTCAGCGGGCAGAAGGCGGTCGAGGCCCGGCTGAGCGCCGAGGCGGGTGCCGACGAGGTGGACATGGTGATCCACATCGGCGCGGCGCTGGAGGGCGACTGGGACGCCGTGGAGGCCGACGTGCGGGCGGTGCGGCGGGCGATTCCCGACTCCGTGCTCAAGGTGATCGTCGAGACGTGCTACCTGGACGACGAGCAAAAGCGCGCGGCGACCGAGGCGGCGGTCCTGGGCGGGGCCGACTTCGTGAAGACCTCGACGGGCTTCGGAACCGGCGGGGCGACCGTGGAGGACGTGCGCCTGATGGCCGAGGTGATCGCGGGCCGGGCGGCGATCAAGGCGGCGGGCGGTGTGAGGACCCCCGAGGATGCCCGGCGGATGATCGAGGCGGGCGCGACCCGGCTGGGCACCTCGGGGGGGGTGGCCCTGGTGGCGGGCGAGCGGACGGGGGCGGGGTACTAG
- a CDS encoding Maf family nucleotide pyrophosphatase, whose protein sequence is MTPDVILASGSPRRRELLSNLGVTFRVVVSGVDEESPEADPARLAADLAALKAASVSREHPGAVVIAADTVVAADGALLGKPVDEAENRAFLRRLSGRPHQVYTGVTVAFPGGTAGGVERTDVTFRELTDGEVFHYARTGEGLDKAGGYGIQGVGMALVARIDGDYSNVVGFPLGLVVGLLRGAGVPVWGEAAGVREVRGAP, encoded by the coding sequence GTGACGCCCGACGTGATCCTCGCTTCCGGCAGCCCCCGGCGGCGCGAACTCCTCTCGAACCTCGGCGTGACCTTCCGGGTCGTCGTGAGCGGCGTGGACGAGGAGAGCCCCGAGGCCGACCCGGCCCGGCTGGCGGCGGACCTCGCGGCGCTCAAGGCGGCCTCCGTCTCGCGCGAGCACCCCGGCGCGGTCGTGATCGCCGCCGATACCGTGGTCGCGGCGGACGGCGCCCTCCTTGGCAAGCCGGTGGACGAGGCGGAGAACCGGGCCTTCCTCCGGCGGCTCTCGGGGCGTCCCCATCAGGTCTACACCGGGGTCACGGTCGCCTTCCCGGGTGGGACGGCGGGCGGGGTCGAGCGCACGGACGTGACCTTCCGGGAGCTGACGGACGGGGAGGTCTTTCACTACGCCCGCACCGGGGAGGGGCTCGACAAGGCGGGCGGGTACGGCATCCAGGGGGTCGGGATGGCGCTCGTGGCGCGGATCGACGGGGACTACTCGAACGTGGTGGGCTTTCCGCTCGGGCTGGTGGTGGGGCTGCTGCGCGGGGCGGGCGTGCCCGTGTGGGGCGAGGCCGCCGGGGTCAGAGAGGTGCGCGGGGCGCCGTGA
- the mreC gene encoding rod shape-determining protein MreC: protein MRSFRELLLLYAALLLVSMVATRFQVVAPTALSAATAPVTRVALAATDNVRRAYTNVVQERNLAGEVQSLRRQNDALAQRNELLAREVARLRQVVQIRSTLAPNAVGLAQVVAVDPSPLLARLTLNRGSGDGVRVRMPVIVPAGLVGQVVGVSGRRATVIGLVDPESSVGVTLEGNRGGRGLAVGLPPDRLRAQFSRSVPVRPGDVLVTSSLGGVYPVGIRVGTVERVLPLGPNDVNRTVVVKPAVDVGAVEDVTLLEGL, encoded by the coding sequence GTGAGGAGCTTCCGGGAACTGCTGCTGCTGTACGCGGCGCTCCTGCTCGTGAGCATGGTCGCCACCCGCTTTCAGGTCGTCGCGCCGACGGCGCTGAGTGCGGCGACCGCCCCCGTCACCCGCGTCGCGCTCGCCGCCACCGACAACGTGCGGCGGGCCTACACGAACGTGGTGCAGGAACGCAATCTGGCGGGGGAGGTCCAGTCCCTGCGCCGCCAGAACGACGCGCTGGCCCAGCGCAACGAACTCCTCGCCCGCGAGGTCGCCCGGCTGCGGCAGGTCGTGCAGATTCGCTCGACCCTGGCGCCCAACGCGGTCGGCCTCGCGCAGGTCGTCGCCGTGGACCCCAGCCCGCTGCTCGCCCGGCTGACCCTCAACCGCGGGAGCGGGGACGGGGTGCGGGTGCGGATGCCCGTGATCGTTCCCGCCGGGCTCGTCGGGCAGGTCGTGGGCGTCAGCGGGCGCCGGGCGACGGTGATCGGCCTGGTGGACCCCGAGAGCAGCGTCGGCGTCACCCTGGAAGGAAACCGGGGCGGGCGCGGCCTCGCCGTGGGGTTGCCGCCCGATAGGTTGCGCGCGCAGTTCTCGCGCAGCGTGCCCGTGAGGCCGGGGGACGTGCTCGTCACGAGCAGCCTGGGCGGCGTGTACCCGGTCGGCATCCGGGTGGGCACCGTCGAGCGGGTGCTGCCGCTCGGGCCCAACGACGTGAACCGCACGGTCGTCGTCAAGCCCGCCGTAGACGTGGGTGCCGTGGAGGACGTGACCCTGCTGGAGGGGCTGTGA
- a CDS encoding Rod shape-determining protein MreD produces the protein MTRLRLPALAVGTPGRPVLYVLYALILITVQGVLSRLLDGSPVPPPNLFLLTGVALVWRLRPAAALLGAYGVGLAQDVLGGGALGLHAAGVAGGVLLVLMVRRLVVDSGVIQAVVTVLAATAGQWLAFLFLTYWLRSDLVTTDTLVRTVPLAFLTTLLASPLWERVVNWALGPRAGSQRGLG, from the coding sequence GTGACGCGCCTCCGTCTGCCCGCGCTCGCCGTCGGCACCCCGGGGCGCCCGGTGCTGTACGTCCTCTACGCCCTCATTCTGATCACGGTGCAGGGCGTCCTCTCCCGGCTGCTCGACGGCTCGCCCGTGCCGCCGCCCAACCTCTTCCTGCTCACCGGCGTGGCGCTGGTGTGGCGGCTGCGGCCCGCGGCGGCGCTCCTGGGGGCGTACGGGGTGGGGCTCGCCCAGGACGTGCTCGGCGGTGGGGCGCTGGGCCTGCACGCGGCGGGGGTGGCGGGCGGGGTGCTCCTCGTGCTGATGGTCCGGCGCCTGGTGGTGGACTCGGGGGTGATCCAGGCGGTGGTGACGGTGCTCGCGGCCACGGCGGGGCAGTGGCTCGCCTTCCTGTTCCTGACGTACTGGCTCAGATCGGACCTCGTGACGACCGATACACTGGTTCGTACCGTGCCCCTCGCCTTCCTGACGACCCTGCTCGCCTCCCCCCTGTGGGAGCGCGTGGTGAACTGGGCTCTCGGCCCGCGCGCCGGGTCGCAGCGGGGGCTCGGGTGA
- a CDS encoding peptidoglycan D,D-transpeptidase FtsI family protein gives MSRAGDSFDRRSRLRRRAGGRRRAGEHSAAGALPVRLIALGFSLGLAVLGGRLFQLQVTRHDEFAVQSASNFQRDEVVRALRGEIRTRDGVLLATNRLAVDLVYTGRRDPGDPAQAIPAWDRIQALAGVKPGDLVNGQPREPDPEKETETVLARNVPQDRLAALYEYTVLIPSLELRERVERVYPEGKMAAHLLGYVLEANRRQVEEEGYTVGDMVGVSGLEYSQQSVLAGVNGLRRREVTANGRPLTERVIDPGRQGQDLTLTIDSTLQRAAERVLREGLADVNRGRAAHGGRPDPYARGAVIAIDPRTNEVLAMASSPTFDPNWFSRVPGPDPVAKRWAVDPNRKDAALDAVTSNRVVQAYNPGSVFKLTSTIAFVEKWGNFTTGCAPVYYFGRAAFRNWASYSLGPVDGRKAIAFSCNPWFYTSAVKAGPTGYSRQLKARATELGFRSPTGLELVGEKLGDVPDRDDYTSNEHPWYEGSGLNMSIGQGDVLVTPAQLVSVMSTIINDGMKRPLTVLKAVGDEPVARKPAVSVVKNGNTEIFEFVKEGMSWVTSIRTGTARHEVGPQLFPVRTGGKTGTAENGLSRRYNYAYTHAWYEGYGPLENPNFAVVTFFQNGGEGSGPALKAAKKMFAARWCVTLDERGSALPLDAQQPCMGELDQMHKVYKVRAQREAAQKAKAAAEEE, from the coding sequence GTGAGCCGGGCCGGGGACAGCTTCGACCGCCGCTCGCGGCTGCGCAGAAGGGCGGGCGGGCGCAGGCGGGCGGGCGAGCACTCCGCCGCCGGGGCGCTTCCCGTCCGGCTGATCGCGCTGGGCTTCAGCCTGGGGCTCGCGGTGCTCGGCGGGCGGCTCTTTCAGCTTCAGGTCACGCGGCACGACGAGTTCGCGGTGCAGTCGGCGAGCAACTTCCAGCGCGACGAGGTGGTGCGCGCCCTGCGCGGCGAGATCCGCACGCGCGACGGCGTGCTCCTCGCCACCAACCGCCTCGCCGTCGATCTGGTGTACACCGGCAGGCGCGACCCCGGGGACCCCGCCCAGGCCATCCCCGCCTGGGACCGGATTCAGGCCCTCGCCGGGGTCAAGCCGGGCGACCTCGTGAACGGGCAGCCGCGCGAGCCCGATCCCGAGAAGGAGACCGAGACCGTCCTCGCCCGCAACGTGCCGCAAGACCGCCTCGCCGCCCTGTACGAGTACACGGTCCTCATCCCCAGCCTGGAGCTGCGCGAGCGCGTCGAACGCGTCTACCCCGAGGGCAAGATGGCCGCGCACCTCCTGGGCTACGTGCTGGAGGCGAACCGGCGCCAGGTCGAGGAGGAGGGCTACACGGTCGGCGACATGGTGGGCGTCTCCGGGCTGGAGTACAGCCAGCAATCGGTCCTGGCGGGCGTGAACGGCCTGCGCCGCCGCGAGGTGACCGCGAACGGGCGCCCCCTTACCGAGCGGGTGATCGACCCGGGGCGTCAGGGCCAAGACCTCACCCTCACCATCGACAGCACCCTCCAGCGGGCCGCCGAACGGGTGCTGCGCGAGGGGCTCGCCGACGTGAACCGGGGCCGCGCCGCGCACGGGGGCCGCCCCGATCCCTACGCGCGCGGGGCCGTCATCGCCATCGACCCGCGCACGAACGAGGTGCTGGCGATGGCGAGCAGCCCCACCTTCGACCCCAACTGGTTCTCGCGGGTGCCCGGCCCCGACCCGGTGGCGAAACGCTGGGCGGTCGATCCCAACCGCAAGGACGCCGCCCTCGACGCCGTGACGAGCAACCGGGTGGTGCAGGCGTACAACCCCGGGAGCGTCTTCAAACTCACCTCGACCATCGCCTTCGTCGAGAAGTGGGGCAACTTCACGACGGGCTGCGCCCCGGTCTACTACTTCGGGCGGGCGGCCTTCCGCAACTGGGCCTCCTACAGCCTGGGCCCGGTGGACGGGCGCAAGGCCATCGCCTTTTCCTGCAACCCGTGGTTTTACACCTCGGCGGTGAAGGCGGGCCCGACCGGGTACTCCCGGCAGCTCAAGGCGCGCGCCACCGAACTCGGCTTCCGCTCGCCCACGGGCCTCGAACTCGTCGGCGAGAAGCTGGGCGACGTGCCCGACCGGGACGACTACACCAGCAACGAGCACCCCTGGTACGAGGGCTCGGGCCTGAACATGAGCATCGGCCAGGGGGACGTGCTCGTCACGCCCGCCCAGCTCGTCTCGGTGATGTCCACCATCATCAACGACGGGATGAAGCGGCCCCTCACCGTCCTCAAGGCGGTCGGAGACGAGCCCGTCGCCCGCAAGCCCGCCGTCAGCGTGGTGAAGAACGGCAACACCGAGATTTTCGAGTTCGTCAAGGAGGGCATGTCCTGGGTGACGAGCATCCGCACGGGCACCGCCCGCCACGAGGTCGGCCCCCAGCTCTTCCCGGTCCGCACCGGCGGCAAGACGGGCACGGCGGAAAACGGTCTGTCGCGCCGCTACAACTACGCCTACACCCACGCCTGGTACGAGGGCTACGGGCCGCTGGAAAACCCCAACTTCGCCGTCGTCACCTTTTTCCAGAACGGCGGGGAGGGTTCGGGCCCGGCGCTCAAGGCCGCCAAGAAGATGTTCGCCGCGCGCTGGTGCGTCACGCTGGACGAGCGGGGGAGTGCCCTGCCGCTGGACGCCCAGCAGCCCTGCATGGGCGAGCTGGACCAGATGCACAAGGTCTACAAGGTTCGGGCCCAGCGGGAGGCGGCGCAGAAGGCGAAGGCGGCGGCGGAGGAAGAGTAG
- a CDS encoding OsmC family protein, with protein MKKTMHVTWLGEQRYVGVSESGHQLLIDNSPVKVGVSPMEALLGALATCTAYDVVEVMKKKRVPLTSYRIEVEGERAETHPRRYTRITVRHIASGEGLTEDALSRAAHLSHEKYCSVAASLNSEIMLETRVE; from the coding sequence CTGAAAAAGACCATGCACGTCACCTGGCTCGGCGAGCAGCGCTACGTCGGCGTCAGCGAGAGCGGGCACCAGCTCCTGATCGACAACAGCCCCGTCAAGGTGGGCGTCTCGCCGATGGAGGCCCTGCTTGGCGCCCTCGCCACCTGCACCGCCTACGACGTGGTGGAGGTGATGAAGAAAAAGCGCGTCCCCCTGACGAGCTACCGCATCGAGGTGGAGGGCGAGCGGGCCGAGACCCACCCGAGGCGCTACACCCGCATCACCGTGCGCCACATCGCCAGCGGCGAGGGCCTGACCGAGGACGCGCTGAGCCGCGCCGCGCACCTCAGCCACGAGAAATACTGCTCGGTGGCGGCGAGCCTGAACAGCGAGATCATGCTGGAGACGCGGGTGGAGTAG
- a CDS encoding ATP-binding response regulator: MTAPDRSLPTPGQPLRILHLEDNELDHELVILHLEGDLPWPVEVERAEDEPGFLEALRGHRPHLVLSDYALPSYDGLSAFHATHAFDPHLPFIIVTGAMGEEVAVDTLRQGVTDYILKQRLERLAPSVKRAIAEADARERRERAEQEVRELNLSLQARLEEVERLRRIAEAQRQRLEVQARQLEEALNLQKTFLAETSHELRTPLTALLGYLRRAEREAGGSQTLQDAQRVAENMTRLVNDLLQLSRGELVQGIEMHFINVGNLVRQVGRDYGVKAQAPDVEIIGDPGRLTQVFVNLVSNAIRVCGSPGLVQIDADVRGGHVEICVVDHGPGIPDHIKPRIFDKFYRGKEAGSAGLGLTIAQQVTHAHGGSIDVLDTPGGGATFRVNLPLPDEDEDDVDDLQTVGTGDLRA; this comes from the coding sequence ATGACGGCGCCCGACCGCTCGCTGCCCACCCCCGGCCAGCCGCTGAGAATCCTGCACCTGGAAGACAACGAACTCGACCACGAACTTGTGATCTTGCACCTGGAGGGCGACCTCCCCTGGCCGGTGGAGGTCGAGCGCGCCGAGGACGAGCCGGGCTTCTTGGAGGCGCTGCGCGGTCACCGCCCGCACCTCGTGCTCAGCGACTACGCCCTGCCGAGTTACGACGGCCTCTCGGCCTTCCACGCCACGCACGCCTTCGATCCGCACCTGCCCTTCATCATCGTGACGGGCGCGATGGGGGAAGAGGTCGCGGTGGACACCCTGCGGCAGGGGGTCACCGACTACATCCTCAAGCAGCGGCTCGAACGCCTCGCCCCGAGCGTGAAGCGCGCCATCGCCGAGGCCGACGCCCGCGAGCGCAGAGAGCGGGCCGAGCAGGAGGTCCGCGAACTCAACCTCTCCTTGCAGGCGCGGCTGGAGGAGGTCGAGCGGCTGCGCCGGATCGCCGAGGCCCAGCGCCAGCGGCTGGAGGTGCAAGCCCGGCAACTGGAAGAGGCCCTCAACCTCCAGAAGACCTTCCTCGCGGAGACGAGCCACGAGTTGCGCACACCGCTCACCGCGCTGCTGGGATATCTCCGCCGCGCCGAGCGTGAGGCCGGGGGCAGTCAGACCCTCCAGGACGCCCAGCGGGTCGCCGAGAACATGACCCGGCTGGTGAACGACCTGCTGCAACTCTCGCGCGGGGAACTCGTGCAGGGGATCGAGATGCACTTCATCAACGTGGGTAACCTCGTGCGGCAGGTCGGGCGCGACTACGGGGTCAAGGCCCAGGCCCCCGACGTGGAGATCATCGGCGACCCCGGGCGCCTGACGCAGGTCTTCGTGAACCTCGTGAGCAACGCGATCCGGGTCTGCGGAAGCCCGGGCCTCGTCCAGATCGACGCGGACGTGCGGGGGGGCCACGTCGAGATCTGCGTGGTGGACCACGGGCCCGGCATCCCCGACCACATCAAGCCGCGCATCTTCGACAAGTTCTACCGCGGCAAGGAGGCGGGCTCGGCGGGGCTCGGGCTCACCATCGCCCAGCAGGTCACCCACGCGCACGGCGGCAGCATCGACGTGCTCGACACGCCGGGCGGGGGCGCCACCTTCCGCGTCAACCTCCCCCTCCCCGACGAGGACGAGGACGACGTGGACGACCTCCAGACCGTCGGGACGGGCGACCTGCGGGCCTGA